The Gemmatimonadota bacterium genome has a segment encoding these proteins:
- a CDS encoding pyruvate, phosphate dikinase, with protein MIDAFAQQPLVYSFGQGRAEGSSAMKDILGGKGAGLAEMTNLGIPVPPGFTISATLCQTYLDTTSFPPRLRAQVEQSLQRLEAATGREFGDATNPLLVSVRSGAAVSMPGMMETILNLGLNDQTVEGLAAKSNNPAFAWDCYRRFVQMYGVVVFDQPRAPFDQLVEEARHAHGASRDIDLPVAAIKGLVARFKAIITEQAGRPFPEEPMEQLWGAIAAVFESWNTRRAIDYRRMHEIPDTMGTAVNIVAMVYGNLGETSGTGVTFSRNPSTGERLLYGEFLCNAQGEDVVSGARTPEPIAALREKMPGVFQELERMARTLERHFRDVQDMEFTIEEGRLYMLQTRRGQRSGQAAFRIACEMVTEDLISEEEAVARIPPSALEQLLHPMIDPGAVLDRLATGLPASPGAASGKIVFDADVAADRARAGDAVILVRRETSPEDFHGMVASKAVLTARGGMTSHAAVVARGMGKPCVAGAQDLEVDEALGTVRVGDRVLHGGDWITLDGSTGIVYVGQAKLIAPELDEHYHTLMAWADRIRPMKVRANADTAADAHRSRDYGAEGIGLCRTEHMFFDGDRLLAMREMIVAEDRPARERALAKLLPMQRGDFESIFRAMEGFPVTIRLLDPPLHEFLPKDEGELLKLSQDLGKPLDRLRHVVESLHEENPMLGLRGCRLGIMYPEITAMQARAIFEAACTVAARKGRVMPEVMIPLVASVIEFRRQALLVRQVAEEVFRERQLTVPYLLGTMIELPRAALTADEIAREAQFFSFGTNDLTQTTYGLSRDDAGRFLPHYVASGIMEQDPFQTIDQAGVGKLVRMACELGRATRADLKIGVCGEHGGDPASIAFFETVRMNYVSCSPFRVPVARLAAAQAALASRGTVDRTKATV; from the coding sequence ATGATCGACGCCTTCGCCCAACAGCCGCTGGTCTACTCGTTCGGCCAGGGACGCGCCGAGGGCTCGTCGGCGATGAAGGACATCCTCGGCGGCAAGGGGGCCGGCCTCGCGGAGATGACCAATCTCGGCATTCCCGTTCCGCCAGGCTTCACCATCTCGGCGACGCTCTGCCAGACCTATCTCGACACGACGTCCTTCCCGCCGCGGCTCCGGGCACAAGTCGAGCAGTCGCTGCAGCGGCTCGAGGCCGCCACGGGTCGGGAGTTCGGCGACGCGACGAATCCGCTGCTCGTCTCGGTGCGGAGCGGCGCCGCCGTCTCGATGCCCGGCATGATGGAGACCATCCTCAACCTCGGCCTGAACGATCAGACCGTGGAAGGACTCGCCGCCAAGAGCAATAACCCGGCGTTCGCCTGGGATTGCTATCGCCGTTTCGTGCAGATGTACGGCGTGGTGGTGTTCGACCAGCCCCGGGCGCCGTTCGATCAACTGGTCGAGGAGGCTCGGCACGCCCACGGGGCGTCGCGTGACATCGACCTGCCAGTGGCGGCGATCAAGGGCCTGGTGGCCCGCTTCAAGGCGATCATCACCGAACAGGCCGGTCGCCCCTTCCCCGAAGAGCCGATGGAGCAGCTCTGGGGCGCCATCGCCGCGGTTTTCGAGAGCTGGAACACGCGCCGGGCGATCGACTACCGTCGCATGCACGAGATTCCCGACACGATGGGCACCGCCGTCAACATCGTCGCGATGGTCTACGGCAACCTCGGGGAGACCTCCGGTACCGGCGTCACCTTCTCGCGCAATCCGTCGACCGGGGAGCGGCTGCTCTACGGTGAATTCCTCTGCAACGCGCAGGGCGAGGACGTCGTCTCGGGGGCGCGCACGCCGGAGCCGATTGCCGCCCTCCGCGAGAAGATGCCGGGCGTCTTCCAGGAGCTGGAGCGGATGGCGCGCACCCTGGAGCGCCACTTCCGCGACGTGCAGGACATGGAGTTCACCATCGAGGAAGGGCGACTGTACATGCTGCAGACCCGGCGCGGGCAGCGCTCCGGGCAGGCGGCGTTCCGGATCGCCTGCGAGATGGTGACCGAGGACCTGATCAGCGAGGAAGAAGCGGTCGCGCGCATTCCGCCCTCCGCGCTCGAACAGCTGCTGCACCCGATGATCGACCCCGGCGCCGTACTCGACCGCCTCGCGACCGGCCTTCCGGCCTCGCCCGGTGCCGCCTCCGGGAAGATCGTCTTCGACGCGGATGTTGCCGCCGATCGGGCGCGTGCCGGCGACGCCGTGATCCTGGTCCGGCGGGAGACATCCCCCGAGGACTTTCACGGCATGGTCGCCTCGAAGGCGGTGCTGACCGCGCGCGGCGGGATGACGTCGCACGCGGCCGTGGTCGCTCGCGGAATGGGCAAGCCGTGCGTGGCCGGTGCGCAGGATCTTGAAGTGGACGAGGCCCTCGGCACGGTGCGGGTCGGCGATCGCGTGCTGCATGGGGGCGACTGGATCACCCTCGACGGCAGCACGGGCATCGTGTACGTCGGGCAGGCCAAATTGATCGCGCCGGAGCTCGACGAGCACTACCACACCTTGATGGCGTGGGCCGACCGGATTCGCCCGATGAAGGTGCGCGCCAATGCCGACACCGCGGCCGACGCGCATCGCAGTCGCGACTACGGCGCCGAGGGGATCGGCCTCTGCCGCACGGAGCACATGTTCTTCGACGGCGATCGCCTCCTCGCGATGCGCGAGATGATCGTCGCGGAGGATCGGCCGGCACGCGAGCGTGCACTGGCCAAGCTCCTCCCGATGCAGCGCGGCGACTTCGAATCGATCTTCCGGGCGATGGAAGGATTCCCCGTCACGATCCGCCTCCTTGATCCGCCGTTGCACGAGTTCCTGCCGAAGGACGAGGGGGAACTCCTCAAGTTGTCGCAGGATCTCGGCAAGCCGCTCGACCGATTGCGCCATGTCGTCGAGTCGCTGCACGAAGAGAATCCGATGCTCGGGCTGCGCGGCTGCCGGCTCGGGATCATGTATCCCGAGATCACCGCGATGCAGGCCCGGGCAATCTTCGAGGCCGCCTGTACCGTCGCGGCCCGCAAGGGACGGGTGATGCCCGAGGTGATGATCCCATTGGTGGCGTCGGTGATCGAGTTCCGACGCCAGGCGCTGCTGGTCCGGCAGGTGGCGGAAGAGGTGTTCCGCGAGCGCCAACTGACGGTGCCGTATCTGCTCGGCACGATGATCGAGCTGCCGCGCGCCGCCCTGACGGCCGACGAAATCGCCCGGGAGGCGCAGTTCTTCTCCTTCGGGACCAACGACCTCACGCAGACCACGTACGGACTGTCCCGCGACGATGCCGGGCGTTTCTTGCCCCACTACGTCGCCAGCGGCATCATGGAACAGGACCCGTTCCAGACCATCGACCAGGCCGGGGTCGGCAAGCTGGTCCGGATGGCCTGCGAACTGGGCCGCGCGACGCGGGCCGACCTGAAGATCGGCGTCTGCGGCGAGCACGGTGGCGATCCGGCATCCATTGCCTTCTTCGAGACGGTCCGCATGAACTACGTCTCGTGCTCGCCATTCCGGGTCCCGGTGGCCCGCCTCGCCGCAGCCCAGGCCGCGCTGGCCTCGCGCGGGACCGTCGACCGCACGAAGGCCACGGTATGA
- the pssA gene encoding CDP-diacylglycerol--serine O-phosphatidyltransferase: MRRVVVVMPNAFTLGNLFFGFWSIVSAHNGNFLWAGWFIVFAGVLDMLDGRIARASNSGSRFGAELDSLVDVISFGVAPALLMYFLEFSTAGRLAWVICFFYVACAALRLARFNVLAGQGGKPSHWFTGLPSPSAGMTLATYFAFSQTDWYRGSLAYLNFQHQGLVFLVVALALLMVSNVQYPRWPAAGVRTPAQVLGLLWYLVVLAGSLLVPQYFLFTLGLTYLLYGLIRHVVLLITARDDEEHDEQPPITLVTPTLRPRRAERRQENAE, encoded by the coding sequence ATGCGCCGCGTCGTCGTCGTGATGCCGAACGCCTTCACCCTCGGCAATCTCTTCTTCGGCTTCTGGTCGATCGTCTCCGCCCACAACGGCAACTTCCTGTGGGCGGGGTGGTTCATCGTCTTCGCCGGCGTGCTCGACATGCTCGACGGCCGCATCGCCCGCGCCTCGAACAGCGGCTCGCGATTCGGCGCCGAGCTCGACTCGCTCGTCGACGTGATCTCGTTCGGTGTCGCGCCAGCGCTCCTGATGTACTTTCTCGAATTCTCGACCGCCGGCCGCCTCGCCTGGGTGATCTGCTTCTTCTACGTCGCCTGTGCGGCGCTCCGATTGGCGCGCTTCAACGTCCTGGCCGGCCAGGGCGGCAAGCCGTCGCACTGGTTCACCGGCCTGCCGTCGCCGTCGGCCGGGATGACGCTGGCCACCTACTTCGCCTTCTCGCAGACCGATTGGTATCGCGGCTCGCTCGCCTACCTGAACTTCCAGCACCAGGGGCTGGTGTTCCTGGTGGTGGCGCTGGCCCTGCTGATGGTGAGCAATGTCCAGTATCCGCGCTGGCCGGCGGCCGGCGTTCGCACCCCGGCGCAGGTCCTCGGCCTGCTCTGGTACCTGGTGGTGCTCGCGGGCTCGCTCCTTGTGCCCCAGTACTTCCTCTTCACGCTGGGCCTGACGTATCTGCTCTACGGTCTCATTCGCCATGTCGTGCTGCTGATCACCGCGCGCGACGATGAGGAGCACGACGAGCAGCCCCCGATCACGCTGGTCACCCCGACCCTACGTCCCCGCCGCGCTGAGCGGCGTCAGGAGAACGCTGAATGA
- a CDS encoding DUF2911 domain-containing protein — protein sequence MLMLSLLALTLAADPACTPQRPAASVATRASKYDSTTTKVGTAVVKVCYGRPLMKGRAIFGSALVPYGKLWRTGANEPTIIHTTGPITVAGVRLEAGSYSLYTVPMAGASWDVVINRSVSQWGIESAYDGVKAQEVGRGKAPTMPMSPPVEAFTISAAPTSLNLSWEKVMVMIPMAAAK from the coding sequence ATGCTGATGCTGTCCCTGCTCGCCCTGACCCTCGCCGCCGATCCCGCCTGTACCCCCCAGCGCCCGGCCGCCTCCGTCGCCACGCGCGCGTCGAAGTACGACTCCACCACGACCAAGGTGGGGACGGCGGTGGTGAAGGTCTGCTACGGCCGCCCGTTGATGAAGGGGCGCGCCATCTTCGGCTCGGCGTTGGTGCCGTACGGCAAGCTGTGGCGGACTGGCGCCAACGAGCCGACGATCATTCACACCACCGGCCCGATCACGGTGGCGGGCGTCCGCCTCGAGGCCGGGAGCTACTCGCTCTACACGGTGCCGATGGCTGGCGCGTCGTGGGACGTCGTGATCAACCGGTCGGTCTCGCAGTGGGGGATCGAGAGCGCCTATGACGGGGTGAAGGCGCAGGAAGTCGGGCGCGGCAAGGCACCGACGATGCCGATGTCGCCGCCGGTTGAGGCGTTCACCATTTCCGCGGCCCCGACCTCGCTGAACCTGAGCTGGGAGAAGGTGATGGTGATGATTCCGATGGCGGCGGCAAAGTAG
- the purL gene encoding phosphoribosylformylglycinamidine synthase subunit PurL, with amino-acid sequence MTVVTPAEAFPGERPVTQAVVAEHKLNETEYTAILALLGRTPTLTELGIFSALWSEHCSYKHTKPVLRRFPVEGPQVVQGPGENAGVLRLPEGWAVAFKIESHNHPSAVEPYQGAATGVGGILRDVFTMGARPVAVLNSLRLGPLEDPRNRWLFAGIVKGVGDYGNCVGIPTLGGEVCFAPGYSGNPLVNAMAVGLLREADLITARAHGVGNILLTVGASTGRDGIHGASFASEDLTAESEKRRPQVQVGDPFTEKLLLEASLELITSNVIVAIQDMGAAGLTSSSAEMAARGGVGVELDTSTVPTREPGMTPYEIMLSESQERMLVVAEPHRIPEIQAICRKWELDATPVGHVTDDGLFRIVHEGRTVAAIPGQELVDGCPIYTPAAIESEEAVARRARTPSRPAPTPGQALLTLLDAPTIASKRWVFEQYDSTVRAGSAILPGGDAGVLRVADTTFGLAMTVDCNARHVLLDPFEGGKGAVAEAARNIACTGARPLGITDCLNFGNPEKPEIFFQFTEACRGISEACLAFNTPVTGGNVSLYNQNPHGAIDPTPTIGMVGLLADITTAVPSHFRATGDAVLLLGTSRGYLGGSAYWAEVLDTVAGSPPPVDLTAERALQEVLIAAAEARLLRSAHDLSDGGLAVALAECCMGGPWATSTFGAIIDLDAHAPDVSDDGFLFGEDGARAIVSCAPADVAALQRIAAAQGVSAHYLGLVGEADTDLIVNRDGRGWTWQTAALRQKYFDAIPRRMAAPVTASGEE; translated from the coding sequence ATGACCGTCGTGACTCCCGCTGAGGCGTTCCCGGGCGAACGGCCGGTGACACAGGCCGTCGTGGCCGAGCACAAGTTGAACGAGACGGAATACACCGCCATCCTCGCATTGCTTGGTCGCACCCCGACGCTCACCGAGCTCGGCATCTTCTCCGCGCTCTGGTCCGAGCACTGCTCGTACAAGCACACCAAGCCGGTGTTGCGGCGTTTTCCGGTCGAGGGGCCGCAGGTGGTTCAGGGCCCGGGCGAGAATGCCGGCGTGCTTCGCCTCCCCGAGGGCTGGGCGGTGGCGTTCAAGATCGAGTCACACAACCACCCGAGCGCGGTCGAACCGTATCAGGGCGCGGCGACCGGCGTCGGCGGCATTCTGCGCGATGTCTTCACGATGGGTGCCCGGCCGGTGGCGGTGCTCAATTCGCTGCGGCTCGGCCCGCTCGAGGATCCGCGCAATCGCTGGCTCTTCGCGGGGATCGTCAAGGGCGTCGGTGACTACGGCAACTGCGTGGGAATCCCGACACTCGGCGGCGAAGTCTGCTTTGCGCCGGGCTACAGCGGCAATCCGCTCGTCAACGCCATGGCGGTCGGGCTCCTGCGCGAGGCCGACCTGATCACGGCGCGTGCGCACGGCGTCGGCAACATTCTCCTGACCGTCGGCGCCAGCACCGGACGCGACGGCATCCACGGGGCGTCCTTCGCCTCCGAGGACCTGACCGCCGAGAGCGAGAAGCGGCGGCCGCAGGTGCAAGTCGGCGACCCCTTCACCGAGAAGCTGTTGCTCGAGGCGTCGCTGGAACTCATCACCAGCAATGTCATCGTGGCGATCCAGGACATGGGCGCGGCCGGTCTCACCTCCTCCTCCGCCGAGATGGCGGCGCGGGGTGGCGTCGGCGTGGAGCTCGATACCTCGACGGTGCCGACCCGCGAACCGGGGATGACGCCGTACGAGATCATGCTGTCGGAGTCGCAGGAGCGGATGCTCGTGGTCGCGGAACCCCATCGGATTCCGGAGATCCAGGCGATCTGCAGGAAGTGGGAACTCGACGCCACGCCGGTCGGCCACGTGACCGACGATGGTCTCTTCCGAATCGTGCACGAGGGGCGCACCGTCGCGGCGATTCCCGGACAGGAACTGGTCGATGGCTGCCCGATCTACACACCGGCAGCGATTGAATCGGAGGAAGCCGTGGCCCGACGGGCCCGGACACCGAGCCGTCCTGCCCCGACGCCTGGGCAGGCACTGCTCACCCTGCTGGATGCGCCGACCATCGCCAGCAAGCGGTGGGTCTTCGAGCAGTATGACTCGACGGTGCGCGCGGGCAGTGCGATTCTCCCGGGCGGCGACGCCGGTGTCCTGCGCGTGGCCGACACCACCTTCGGCCTGGCGATGACGGTCGACTGCAACGCACGGCACGTCCTCCTCGATCCGTTCGAGGGTGGCAAGGGCGCGGTCGCCGAGGCGGCGCGCAACATCGCCTGCACCGGCGCGCGGCCACTCGGCATCACGGACTGCCTGAACTTCGGCAATCCCGAAAAGCCGGAGATCTTCTTCCAGTTCACCGAGGCCTGTCGGGGCATCAGCGAAGCGTGTCTGGCATTCAACACGCCGGTGACCGGTGGCAACGTCTCGCTCTACAACCAGAACCCGCACGGCGCCATCGATCCGACGCCGACGATCGGGATGGTCGGCTTGCTGGCGGACATCACCACGGCCGTGCCGTCGCACTTCCGCGCGACCGGCGACGCCGTCCTGCTCCTCGGCACCAGCCGCGGATACCTCGGTGGATCGGCGTATTGGGCGGAGGTCCTCGACACCGTCGCTGGCTCGCCGCCGCCGGTCGACCTGACCGCGGAACGCGCGCTCCAGGAAGTTCTCATCGCGGCGGCGGAGGCGCGACTCCTCCGCTCGGCGCACGACCTCAGCGATGGCGGCCTGGCCGTGGCACTCGCCGAGTGCTGCATGGGCGGTCCGTGGGCCACCAGCACGTTTGGCGCGATCATCGATCTCGACGCGCACGCCCCGGACGTCAGCGATGACGGCTTCCTCTTCGGGGAGGACGGCGCGCGCGCCATCGTCTCCTGCGCCCCGGCGGACGTCGCCGCGCTGCAGCGCATCGCGGCGGCGCAGGGGGTGTCGGCACACTACCTCGGCCTGGTGGGTGAGGCCGATACTGACCTGATCGTCAATCGGGACGGCCGGGGCTGGACGTGGCAGACCGCCGCGCTCCGCCAGAAGTATTTCGACGCGATCCCCCGCCGCATGGCGGCTCCGGTCACGGCCTCAGGAGAGGAGTAA
- the purQ gene encoding phosphoribosylformylglycinamidine synthase subunit PurQ — translation MARVAVVRFPGSNCETETLTAIERAGGAAVLLDYRDTSLQGADAVILPGGFSYGDYLRSGAIARFAPVMHAVRAHAEAGGAVVGICNGFQVLCEAHLLPGALLRNAAQRFLSRPVDVRVERRDTVCTFDYAVGDVIRIPIAHGEGRFVADADTLTALEAEGRVVLRYVAVPGSDAPHNPNGSANDIAGICNAAGTVVGFMPHPERLAEAALGSDAGHRFFTSLIGRLATTGVAA, via the coding sequence ATGGCACGCGTGGCCGTTGTCCGCTTCCCCGGAAGCAACTGCGAGACCGAGACCCTCACCGCCATCGAACGCGCCGGCGGCGCGGCCGTCCTGCTCGACTACCGTGACACCTCCCTGCAGGGCGCCGACGCGGTCATCCTGCCCGGCGGCTTTTCGTACGGCGACTATCTGCGCTCGGGGGCCATCGCGCGCTTTGCCCCGGTGATGCACGCCGTGCGCGCCCATGCCGAAGCCGGCGGCGCCGTGGTCGGGATCTGCAACGGCTTCCAGGTCCTGTGCGAGGCGCACCTGCTCCCCGGGGCGCTGCTCCGGAATGCGGCGCAGCGCTTCCTCTCCCGGCCGGTCGATGTGCGGGTCGAACGCCGCGACACGGTCTGCACGTTCGACTACGCTGTCGGCGACGTGATCCGGATCCCGATCGCCCATGGGGAGGGCCGTTTCGTCGCCGATGCGGATACCCTCACGGCGCTCGAGGCCGAGGGTCGCGTCGTGCTCCGGTATGTCGCCGTCCCCGGCAGCGATGCCCCGCACAATCCCAACGGCTCCGCCAACGACATCGCGGGCATCTGCAACGCCGCCGGCACGGTGGTCGGCTTCATGCCGCACCCGGAGCGCCTCGCCGAGGCGGCGCTCGGCTCCGACGCGGGCCACCGCTTCTTCACGTCGCTAATCGGCCGCCTCGCGACGACGGGGGTGGCGGCATGA
- the purE gene encoding 5-(carboxyamino)imidazole ribonucleotide mutase: protein MSPATLPLVGVVMGSDSDWATMQHAAARLVEFGIPYETRVVSAHRTPDLLFQYASEAAERGLKCIIAGAGGAAHLPGMLAAKTIVPVLGVPVASKHLQGLDSLLSIAQMPTGVPVATFAIGDAGAHNAALFAVAILARENPDLARRLEGFRAAQDLKVRALTLPPA, encoded by the coding sequence ATGAGCCCGGCTACGCTTCCGCTGGTCGGCGTCGTGATGGGGAGCGACTCTGACTGGGCCACGATGCAGCACGCAGCGGCACGGCTGGTCGAGTTCGGCATCCCCTACGAGACCCGAGTCGTCTCGGCGCACCGGACGCCCGACCTGCTCTTTCAGTATGCGTCCGAGGCCGCGGAGCGTGGCCTCAAGTGCATCATCGCCGGTGCCGGCGGTGCTGCCCATCTTCCGGGGATGCTCGCGGCGAAGACCATCGTCCCGGTGCTCGGCGTGCCGGTCGCGTCGAAACACCTGCAGGGGCTCGACTCGTTGCTGTCAATTGCGCAGATGCCCACTGGCGTGCCGGTTGCCACCTTCGCCATCGGCGATGCCGGCGCCCACAACGCGGCGCTCTTCGCCGTCGCGATCCTCGCCCGAGAGAACCCGGACCTCGCGCGTCGCCTCGAGGGCTTCCGCGCAGCGCAGGACCTGAAGGTCCGTGCCTTGACCCTCCCCCCCGCGTGA
- the purS gene encoding phosphoribosylformylglycinamidine synthase subunit PurS, with product MIVQVHVRVMPRPGLLDPQGQAVEHALASLGFGAATGVRVGKAIELALDAESPAAAEAIARTMCERLLANPVTEDFVIEVGS from the coding sequence ATGATCGTCCAAGTCCACGTCCGCGTGATGCCCCGCCCCGGCCTCCTCGATCCTCAAGGGCAGGCCGTGGAGCACGCCCTCGCGTCGCTGGGGTTCGGCGCGGCGACCGGGGTGCGCGTCGGCAAGGCGATCGAGCTCGCGCTCGACGCGGAAAGCCCCGCCGCCGCCGAAGCGATCGCCCGCACGATGTGCGAGCGCTTGCTGGCCAATCCGGTGACCGAGGACTTCGTCATCGAGGTCGGGTCCTGA
- a CDS encoding 5-(carboxyamino)imidazole ribonucleotide synthase gives MILPGGTLGVLGGGQLGRMFTAEAQRLGYRVVVLDPDAEAPAGQIAHEHIAREWSNREALEELAARADAITTEFENVPADVLRALAAHCPVRPSGDAVWTTQDRLREKAFLNQAGVETVGWQSVASVADCTSAWQRVGPLGAILKTAQFGYDGKGQARVAAHDELAAAWVALGEVPCILEERVALATELSVMVARDAAGAVATWPVGENVHIAGILHTTVVPADVPPMLADAARSIAERIVAALEYVGVMGVECFVTSDGRLLVNELAPRPHNSGHWTLDAAVTSQFEQQVRILAGLPLGETAAFGPTAMVNILGDLWADGDPKWAAALGMPGVRLHLYGKREPRAGRKMGHLTVTAETGPEALQRALAAWRALTD, from the coding sequence GTGATCCTTCCGGGCGGGACGCTCGGCGTGCTGGGGGGCGGCCAGCTGGGGCGCATGTTCACCGCCGAGGCCCAACGCCTCGGCTATCGTGTCGTGGTCCTCGATCCCGACGCGGAGGCCCCAGCGGGGCAGATCGCACACGAGCACATCGCCCGGGAGTGGAGCAATCGCGAGGCGCTGGAGGAACTCGCGGCGCGCGCGGATGCGATCACCACCGAGTTCGAGAACGTGCCTGCCGACGTGCTCCGCGCCCTCGCCGCGCATTGCCCGGTGCGGCCCTCCGGTGACGCGGTGTGGACCACGCAGGATCGGCTCCGCGAAAAGGCGTTTCTCAATCAAGCCGGGGTCGAGACGGTCGGCTGGCAGTCCGTCGCATCGGTCGCGGATTGCACTTCGGCATGGCAGCGCGTTGGCCCGCTCGGCGCCATCCTGAAGACGGCGCAGTTCGGCTACGACGGGAAGGGACAGGCCCGCGTCGCCGCCCACGACGAGCTGGCTGCGGCGTGGGTCGCGCTGGGTGAGGTTCCCTGCATCCTCGAGGAGCGCGTCGCGCTCGCCACCGAGCTCTCGGTGATGGTGGCCCGAGACGCGGCCGGCGCCGTCGCGACCTGGCCGGTCGGCGAGAATGTGCACATCGCCGGGATCCTCCACACGACGGTCGTTCCTGCCGACGTCCCGCCAATGCTGGCCGACGCGGCACGCAGCATCGCGGAGCGCATCGTCGCCGCCCTCGAGTACGTCGGTGTCATGGGCGTCGAGTGCTTCGTCACCAGCGACGGCCGGTTGCTGGTGAACGAGCTGGCGCCCCGTCCGCACAACAGCGGGCACTGGACACTCGATGCGGCAGTGACGTCGCAGTTCGAGCAGCAGGTTCGCATTCTCGCGGGGCTTCCCCTTGGCGAGACGGCGGCGTTCGGTCCGACGGCGATGGTCAACATCCTCGGCGACCTCTGGGCAGATGGCGATCCGAAGTGGGCCGCCGCCCTGGGAATGCCGGGAGTACGACTTCACCTCTACGGCAAGCGCGAACCACGCGCTGGCCGCAAGATGGGCCACCTCACCGTCACGGCAGAGACCGGTCCCGAAGCACTCCAGCGCGCCCTTGCGGCATGGCGCGCGCTTACTGATTGA
- a CDS encoding amidophosphoribosyltransferase, with product MCGVIGVSGVPDASRVAYLGLYALQHRGQESAGIMAVDEATTARIHREMGLVADAFSEPALEALHGDVAIGHTRYSTAGSTVLANAQPFLVNYHAGPLAVAHNGNLVNADVLREELVRGGAIFSSNSDTEVLIHLIARSDAPTVEGQIRDALEQADGAYSVVIGVGRTLYAAIDARGFRPLFVGRVGDGLVAASETCALDLVGATNIRELEPGEFVRLEDGVVTNLAPLSPRRVTRCIFELVYFSRPDSTIFGESVDRVRRELGRQLARFHPAAGADVVFSVPDSANVMALGYSEVSGVKLEHGLIRNHYVGRTFINPTQAIRVEKVKIKFNAVREVIAGKSVVVVDDSLVRGTTSKGLVEMIRAAGAREVHLRLGSPPITGPCHYGIDTPTRDELIAATHSRDEIRAYLGVDSLEYLTLDEMTGATSHRTDWCHACFSGDYPTPVQLTFGAFRTAAAPLEVIA from the coding sequence ATGTGCGGTGTGATTGGTGTCTCGGGGGTCCCTGACGCATCGCGCGTCGCCTACCTCGGCTTGTACGCGCTGCAGCATCGCGGCCAGGAGAGCGCCGGGATCATGGCCGTCGACGAGGCCACCACGGCCCGGATCCATCGCGAGATGGGCTTGGTGGCCGACGCCTTCTCCGAGCCGGCCCTCGAGGCGCTCCACGGTGACGTGGCGATCGGCCACACCCGCTATTCGACGGCCGGGAGCACGGTCCTGGCGAACGCCCAGCCATTCCTCGTCAACTATCACGCCGGTCCCTTGGCCGTGGCCCACAACGGCAACCTCGTCAACGCCGACGTGCTGCGCGAAGAGTTGGTGCGCGGCGGCGCGATCTTCTCGTCCAACAGCGACACCGAAGTCCTGATCCACCTGATCGCCCGTTCCGACGCCCCGACGGTCGAGGGACAGATTCGCGACGCCCTGGAGCAGGCCGATGGCGCCTACTCCGTGGTCATCGGGGTGGGTCGAACCCTCTATGCCGCGATCGACGCGCGCGGCTTCCGGCCGCTCTTTGTCGGCCGAGTCGGCGACGGCCTCGTCGCGGCCTCGGAGACGTGCGCGCTGGACCTGGTCGGCGCCACCAACATCCGCGAGCTGGAGCCGGGAGAATTCGTCCGACTCGAGGATGGCGTGGTGACCAACCTCGCCCCCCTCTCGCCGCGCCGAGTGACGCGCTGCATCTTCGAGCTGGTGTACTTCTCTCGACCCGATTCCACCATCTTCGGGGAATCCGTCGACCGCGTCCGCCGCGAACTCGGCCGCCAGCTGGCACGTTTCCACCCCGCCGCCGGGGCGGATGTCGTCTTCTCCGTGCCGGACTCGGCAAACGTCATGGCTCTCGGCTACTCCGAGGTCTCTGGGGTCAAGCTCGAGCACGGACTGATCCGCAACCACTATGTCGGGCGCACCTTCATCAACCCGACGCAGGCCATCCGGGTCGAGAAGGTGAAGATCAAGTTCAACGCGGTCCGGGAAGTGATCGCCGGGAAGTCCGTCGTCGTCGTCGATGACTCGCTGGTGCGCGGGACCACGAGCAAGGGACTGGTCGAGATGATCCGCGCGGCCGGCGCGCGCGAAGTCCACCTCCGCCTTGGGTCGCCGCCGATCACCGGACCGTGCCACTACGGCATCGACACGCCGACCCGGGACGAGCTCATCGCGGCGACGCATTCCCGCGACGAGATTCGCGCCTACCTCGGCGTCGACTCGCTGGAATACCTCACGCTCGACGAAATGACCGGGGCGACCTCGCACCGCACCGACTGGTGCCATGCCTGCTTCTCCGGCGACTACCCGACCCCCGTGCAGCTCACCTTCGGCGCGTTCCGCACCGCCGCCGCACCGTTGGAGGTCATCGCATGA